In the Tribolium castaneum strain GA2 chromosome 1, icTriCast1.1, whole genome shotgun sequence genome, one interval contains:
- the LOC657612 gene encoding uncharacterized protein LOC657612, with the protein MCVQLIFRIMAKLDDFLGKKKETAPILDLSKSVANNQEEFKRLFEKVPDFKIKQEKVHIESIKIRDKKFKFKSGKKDVKAMKEPYTFLDPLPKEMRNLKISELAAVPIDWKMLTTVRPKSKVEESYFSRLVELKKFENKTRAFEKRQYSIDPQIRKTKNKSGVVELRVVSCTDCGEDFCDGKACSKFTYDSFARTPEVTKIAQKLSPESSKADKPKRKFKRKPRSKSKTKRKSKSKSPKKKTAG; encoded by the exons ATGTGTGTGCAACTGATTTTTAGAATTATGGCGAAACTTGACGACTTTTTGGGGAAGAAGAAGGAAACTGCGCCGATTTTAGACTTGTCGAAAAGTGTGGCTAATAATCAAGAGGAGTTTAAGAGACTTTTTGAGAAGGTGCCCGACTTTAAGATCAAGCAGGAGAAGGTGCACATTGAAAGTATTAAAATTCGCGATAAGAAGTTTAAGTTCAAGTCGGGGAAAAAAGATGTGAAAGCGATGAAAGAACCGTATACTTTTCTCGATCCCTTGCCGAAAGAAATgcgaaatttgaaaattagtgAGTTGGCGGCTGTTCCGATCGATTGGAAGATGCTGACGACGGTGAGGCCCAAAAGCAAGGTCGAGGAAAGCTATTTTTCAAG ATTggtcgaattaaaaaaattcgaaaacaaaACCCGCGCCTTTGAAAAGCGCCAATACTCCATCGATCCACAAATCcgcaaaaccaaaaataaatccgGAGTTGTGGAACTACGAGTAGTGTCTTGTACCGACTGTGGTGAAGATTTTTGTGACG gcAAGGCGTGTAGTAAATTCACTTACGACTCGTTTGCTCGAACTCCCGAAGTGACCAAAATCGCCCAAAAGTTGAGCCCAGAATCATCTAAAGCCGATAAACCCAAACGCAAATTTAAACGGAAACCACGCTCTAAGAGTAAAACCAAGCGCAAAAGCAAATCGAAATCACCAAAGAAGAAAACTGCGGGATAA
- the LOC103314866 gene encoding probable WRKY transcription factor protein 1 isoform X1 yields MIEVFDGANSGARLVSIKSSLAYLRSWIWTPEELAGLCAPWGNNKDQPIERPFQRNRHVPKLSMPNSEFFRNNSVTRRSSLPPLSRNQFNSIDKEMGCETSGYGSDNPTNNPENQVTNQSGYESSSSYKDDRPKWKDKNKFWDCGENDPPSWVKRGLQRDEEIVVSNTSPAESPQQHEEDVERPYTSSSAFNRTFIRGQNIPVDSTELAERERRRQIAIAHQEAIRQQLEERERRRLEEKQKRIKEEQEEELRIEREQEIERRRKENELRAIREKQERERKRKEAIKEALELAEKEAKMEKMKQKIMKQNNVIVEEGKNNIEKENETISKKNNLEQEINNNSNNNNNNKCLVVSPRPEVLNNEVNNNLEVTGKSLSPRNNDRSNTPRNVKSSCSFQVLTTPRTEMALVLQTPLETLQNMQYAVLMPGLGGNNAVPIAIPLAIAPEKNNGNYSARTENRILTPTQYRNKNRTVCDSSTQTECDFNNVENSNNQKFIREKLTNLELNYDNKNRRERRSRSDDRCEEKPKWGANRPPTRYMKQSEKDPFYQRRKMRQKTRDYKNSSDESQTGSPRSYRKKNYVEKRHTRALWRKNDHFFARNIRMYQTEIVPLESDKEQIYYPQKCDCCCRCRCETKTEILKIETSPRDDHRLPECKENVENSAYIIDKLASLHNGLVLKQEQWERSPRTPSLSSSTRNTENN; encoded by the exons ATGATTGAAGTGTTTGATGGTGCAAATAGCGGTGCTCGGCTGGTGTCAATTAAATCGTCATTAGCATATTTAAGAAGCTGGATTTGGACGCCAG aAGAACTGGCCGGTTTGTGCGCCCCATGGGGCAACAACAAGGACCAGCCAATCGAAAGGCCATTCCAAAG GAATAGACATGTTCCGAAGTTGTCAATGCCTAACTCCGAGTTCTTCCGCAATAATAGTGTTACAAGACGCTCCAGTTTGCCTCCTTTATCACGAAATCAATTCAATTCGATTGATAAGGAGATGGGTTGTGAGACTTCTGGTTATGGTAGTGATAATCCTACCAACAACCCAGAAAACCAAGTCACGAACCAATCAGGGTACGAATCTTCCTCTAGTTACAAAGACGATCGTCCGAAATGGAAGGACAAAAATAAGTTTTGGGATTGTGGCGAGAACGACCCTCCAAGTTGGGTCAAAAGGGGGCTCCAGAGAGACGAAGAAATCGTTGTTTCAAACACCTCACCAGCGGAATCTCCCCAACAGCACGAAGAGGACGTTGAAAGGCCCTACACTAGCAGTAGTGCCTTCAACCG gacTTTCATTCGAGGCCAAAATATTCCAGTCGATTCCACAGAACTTGCGGAACGGGAACGAAGAAGACAAATCGCGATAGCACACCAAGAAGCAATCCGACAACAATTGGAAGAACGGGAACGAAGACGATTGGAAGAAAAACAGAAACGGATCAAAGAAGAACAAGAAGAAGAATTGCGAATCGAGCGAGAACAAGAAATCGAACGGCGAAGAAAAGAAAACGAGTTGCGTGCGATCCGCGAAAAGCAAGAACGTGAAAGGAAGAGGAAGGAAGCGATCAAGGAAGCGTTGGAACTTGCGGAAAAGGAagcaaaaatggaaaaaatgaagcaaaaaataatgaaacaaaaCAATGTCATTGTTGAGGAAGGGAAGAATAACATTGAGAAAGAGAATGAGactataagcaagaaaaataatttggaacaagagattaataataatagtaataacaacaacaataataagTGTTTGGTGGTTTCACCGAGGCCAGAAGTGTTGAATAATgaggttaataataatttggaaGTGACAGGAAAGAGTTTATCGCCTCGAAACAACGACCGTTCGAATACACCAAGAAATGTGAAATCGTCTTGTAGTTTTCAAGTGTTGACAACACCACGAACCGAAATGGCTCTGGTTTTACAAACTCCTTTGGAGACGCTCCAAAATATGCAATATGCCGTTTTGATGCCTGGTCTTGGGGGTAACAATGCGGTCCCTATCGCTATACCCCTTGCTATAGCCCccgaaaaaaataatggaaatTATAGCGCACGGACGGAAAACCGTATTTTAACACCTACCCAGTACAGGAATAAAAATCGCACGGTGTGCGATAGTAGTACCCAAACCGAGTGCGATTTTAACAACGTTGAGAACAGTAACAATCAGAAATTTATTCGCGAAAAACTGACCAACTTGGAGTTGAATTATGACAATAAGAATCGAAGGGAGAGGAGGAGTCGGAGTGATGATAGGTGTGAAGAGAAGCCGAAATGGGGAGCAAATAGACCACCGACGCGTTACATGAAACAAAGCGAGAAAGATCCGTTTTATCAAAGGCGGAAGATGAGGCAAAAAACGCGCGATTATAAGAATTCGAGTGATGAAAGCCAAACGGGAAGCCCGCGCTCTTATCGCAAGAAAAATTACGTCGAAAAGCGGCATACGAGGGCTTTGTGGCGCAAAAACGACCACTTTTTCGCCCGCAATATTCGAATGTATCAAACTGAGATTGTTCCGTTGGAGTCGGACAAAGAACAGATTTATTATCCCCAAAAGTGTGACTGTTGTTGTCGGTGTCGTTGTGAAACAAAgactgaaattttgaaaattgaaaccTCACCCAGGGACGACCACCGGCTTCCCGAGTGCAAGGAAAATGTGGAAAATTCCGCTTACATCATCGATAAGTTGGCGTCGCTTCATAACGGATTGGTGCTGAAACAGGAACAATGGGAGAGGTCCCCCAGGACCCCAAGTCTTTCATCGTCGACGCGCAAcaccgaaaataattaa
- the LOC103314866 gene encoding probable WRKY transcription factor protein 1 isoform X3 translates to MSTYVDKPLSLIERKKLQWAREKELAGLCAPWGNNKDQPIERPFQRNRHVPKLSMPNSEFFRNNSVTRRSSLPPLSRNQFNSIDKEMGCETSGYGSDNPTNNPENQVTNQSGYESSSSYKDDRPKWKDKNKFWDCGENDPPSWVKRGLQRDEEIVVSNTSPAESPQQHEEDVERPYTSSSAFNRTFIRGQNIPVDSTELAERERRRQIAIAHQEAIRQQLEERERRRLEEKQKRIKEEQEEELRIEREQEIERRRKENELRAIREKQERERKRKEAIKEALELAEKEAKMEKMKQKIMKQNNVIVEEGKNNIEKENETISKKNNLEQEINNNSNNNNNNKCLVVSPRPEVLNNEVNNNLEVTGKSLSPRNNDRSNTPRNVKSSCSFQVLTTPRTEMALVLQTPLETLQNMQYAVLMPGLGGNNAVPIAIPLAIAPEKNNGNYSARTENRILTPTQYRNKNRTVCDSSTQTECDFNNVENSNNQKFIREKLTNLELNYDNKNRRERRSRSDDRCEEKPKWGANRPPTRYMKQSEKDPFYQRRKMRQKTRDYKNSSDESQTGSPRSYRKKNYVEKRHTRALWRKNDHFFARNIRMYQTEIVPLESDKEQIYYPQKCDCCCRCRCETKTEILKIETSPRDDHRLPECKENVENSAYIIDKLASLHNGLVLKQEQWERSPRTPSLSSSTRNTENN, encoded by the exons ATGTCCACGTACGTAGACAAACCCTTGTCGCTGATCGAACGGAAAAAACTGCAGTGGGCGAgagaaaaag AACTGGCCGGTTTGTGCGCCCCATGGGGCAACAACAAGGACCAGCCAATCGAAAGGCCATTCCAAAG GAATAGACATGTTCCGAAGTTGTCAATGCCTAACTCCGAGTTCTTCCGCAATAATAGTGTTACAAGACGCTCCAGTTTGCCTCCTTTATCACGAAATCAATTCAATTCGATTGATAAGGAGATGGGTTGTGAGACTTCTGGTTATGGTAGTGATAATCCTACCAACAACCCAGAAAACCAAGTCACGAACCAATCAGGGTACGAATCTTCCTCTAGTTACAAAGACGATCGTCCGAAATGGAAGGACAAAAATAAGTTTTGGGATTGTGGCGAGAACGACCCTCCAAGTTGGGTCAAAAGGGGGCTCCAGAGAGACGAAGAAATCGTTGTTTCAAACACCTCACCAGCGGAATCTCCCCAACAGCACGAAGAGGACGTTGAAAGGCCCTACACTAGCAGTAGTGCCTTCAACCG gacTTTCATTCGAGGCCAAAATATTCCAGTCGATTCCACAGAACTTGCGGAACGGGAACGAAGAAGACAAATCGCGATAGCACACCAAGAAGCAATCCGACAACAATTGGAAGAACGGGAACGAAGACGATTGGAAGAAAAACAGAAACGGATCAAAGAAGAACAAGAAGAAGAATTGCGAATCGAGCGAGAACAAGAAATCGAACGGCGAAGAAAAGAAAACGAGTTGCGTGCGATCCGCGAAAAGCAAGAACGTGAAAGGAAGAGGAAGGAAGCGATCAAGGAAGCGTTGGAACTTGCGGAAAAGGAagcaaaaatggaaaaaatgaagcaaaaaataatgaaacaaaaCAATGTCATTGTTGAGGAAGGGAAGAATAACATTGAGAAAGAGAATGAGactataagcaagaaaaataatttggaacaagagattaataataatagtaataacaacaacaataataagTGTTTGGTGGTTTCACCGAGGCCAGAAGTGTTGAATAATgaggttaataataatttggaaGTGACAGGAAAGAGTTTATCGCCTCGAAACAACGACCGTTCGAATACACCAAGAAATGTGAAATCGTCTTGTAGTTTTCAAGTGTTGACAACACCACGAACCGAAATGGCTCTGGTTTTACAAACTCCTTTGGAGACGCTCCAAAATATGCAATATGCCGTTTTGATGCCTGGTCTTGGGGGTAACAATGCGGTCCCTATCGCTATACCCCTTGCTATAGCCCccgaaaaaaataatggaaatTATAGCGCACGGACGGAAAACCGTATTTTAACACCTACCCAGTACAGGAATAAAAATCGCACGGTGTGCGATAGTAGTACCCAAACCGAGTGCGATTTTAACAACGTTGAGAACAGTAACAATCAGAAATTTATTCGCGAAAAACTGACCAACTTGGAGTTGAATTATGACAATAAGAATCGAAGGGAGAGGAGGAGTCGGAGTGATGATAGGTGTGAAGAGAAGCCGAAATGGGGAGCAAATAGACCACCGACGCGTTACATGAAACAAAGCGAGAAAGATCCGTTTTATCAAAGGCGGAAGATGAGGCAAAAAACGCGCGATTATAAGAATTCGAGTGATGAAAGCCAAACGGGAAGCCCGCGCTCTTATCGCAAGAAAAATTACGTCGAAAAGCGGCATACGAGGGCTTTGTGGCGCAAAAACGACCACTTTTTCGCCCGCAATATTCGAATGTATCAAACTGAGATTGTTCCGTTGGAGTCGGACAAAGAACAGATTTATTATCCCCAAAAGTGTGACTGTTGTTGTCGGTGTCGTTGTGAAACAAAgactgaaattttgaaaattgaaaccTCACCCAGGGACGACCACCGGCTTCCCGAGTGCAAGGAAAATGTGGAAAATTCCGCTTACATCATCGATAAGTTGGCGTCGCTTCATAACGGATTGGTGCTGAAACAGGAACAATGGGAGAGGTCCCCCAGGACCCCAAGTCTTTCATCGTCGACGCGCAAcaccgaaaataattaa
- the LOC103314866 gene encoding probable WRKY transcription factor protein 1 isoform X2, whose product MSTYVDKPLSLIERKKLQWAREKEELAGLCAPWGNNKDQPIERPFQRNRHVPKLSMPNSEFFRNNSVTRRSSLPPLSRNQFNSIDKEMGCETSGYGSDNPTNNPENQVTNQSGYESSSSYKDDRPKWKDKNKFWDCGENDPPSWVKRGLQRDEEIVVSNTSPAESPQQHEEDVERPYTSSSAFNRTFIRGQNIPVDSTELAERERRRQIAIAHQEAIRQQLEERERRRLEEKQKRIKEEQEEELRIEREQEIERRRKENELRAIREKQERERKRKEAIKEALELAEKEAKMEKMKQKIMKQNNVIVEEGKNNIEKENETISKKNNLEQEINNNSNNNNNNKCLVVSPRPEVLNNEVNNNLEVTGKSLSPRNNDRSNTPRNVKSSCSFQVLTTPRTEMALVLQTPLETLQNMQYAVLMPGLGGNNAVPIAIPLAIAPEKNNGNYSARTENRILTPTQYRNKNRTVCDSSTQTECDFNNVENSNNQKFIREKLTNLELNYDNKNRRERRSRSDDRCEEKPKWGANRPPTRYMKQSEKDPFYQRRKMRQKTRDYKNSSDESQTGSPRSYRKKNYVEKRHTRALWRKNDHFFARNIRMYQTEIVPLESDKEQIYYPQKCDCCCRCRCETKTEILKIETSPRDDHRLPECKENVENSAYIIDKLASLHNGLVLKQEQWERSPRTPSLSSSTRNTENN is encoded by the exons ATGTCCACGTACGTAGACAAACCCTTGTCGCTGATCGAACGGAAAAAACTGCAGTGGGCGAgagaaaaag aAGAACTGGCCGGTTTGTGCGCCCCATGGGGCAACAACAAGGACCAGCCAATCGAAAGGCCATTCCAAAG GAATAGACATGTTCCGAAGTTGTCAATGCCTAACTCCGAGTTCTTCCGCAATAATAGTGTTACAAGACGCTCCAGTTTGCCTCCTTTATCACGAAATCAATTCAATTCGATTGATAAGGAGATGGGTTGTGAGACTTCTGGTTATGGTAGTGATAATCCTACCAACAACCCAGAAAACCAAGTCACGAACCAATCAGGGTACGAATCTTCCTCTAGTTACAAAGACGATCGTCCGAAATGGAAGGACAAAAATAAGTTTTGGGATTGTGGCGAGAACGACCCTCCAAGTTGGGTCAAAAGGGGGCTCCAGAGAGACGAAGAAATCGTTGTTTCAAACACCTCACCAGCGGAATCTCCCCAACAGCACGAAGAGGACGTTGAAAGGCCCTACACTAGCAGTAGTGCCTTCAACCG gacTTTCATTCGAGGCCAAAATATTCCAGTCGATTCCACAGAACTTGCGGAACGGGAACGAAGAAGACAAATCGCGATAGCACACCAAGAAGCAATCCGACAACAATTGGAAGAACGGGAACGAAGACGATTGGAAGAAAAACAGAAACGGATCAAAGAAGAACAAGAAGAAGAATTGCGAATCGAGCGAGAACAAGAAATCGAACGGCGAAGAAAAGAAAACGAGTTGCGTGCGATCCGCGAAAAGCAAGAACGTGAAAGGAAGAGGAAGGAAGCGATCAAGGAAGCGTTGGAACTTGCGGAAAAGGAagcaaaaatggaaaaaatgaagcaaaaaataatgaaacaaaaCAATGTCATTGTTGAGGAAGGGAAGAATAACATTGAGAAAGAGAATGAGactataagcaagaaaaataatttggaacaagagattaataataatagtaataacaacaacaataataagTGTTTGGTGGTTTCACCGAGGCCAGAAGTGTTGAATAATgaggttaataataatttggaaGTGACAGGAAAGAGTTTATCGCCTCGAAACAACGACCGTTCGAATACACCAAGAAATGTGAAATCGTCTTGTAGTTTTCAAGTGTTGACAACACCACGAACCGAAATGGCTCTGGTTTTACAAACTCCTTTGGAGACGCTCCAAAATATGCAATATGCCGTTTTGATGCCTGGTCTTGGGGGTAACAATGCGGTCCCTATCGCTATACCCCTTGCTATAGCCCccgaaaaaaataatggaaatTATAGCGCACGGACGGAAAACCGTATTTTAACACCTACCCAGTACAGGAATAAAAATCGCACGGTGTGCGATAGTAGTACCCAAACCGAGTGCGATTTTAACAACGTTGAGAACAGTAACAATCAGAAATTTATTCGCGAAAAACTGACCAACTTGGAGTTGAATTATGACAATAAGAATCGAAGGGAGAGGAGGAGTCGGAGTGATGATAGGTGTGAAGAGAAGCCGAAATGGGGAGCAAATAGACCACCGACGCGTTACATGAAACAAAGCGAGAAAGATCCGTTTTATCAAAGGCGGAAGATGAGGCAAAAAACGCGCGATTATAAGAATTCGAGTGATGAAAGCCAAACGGGAAGCCCGCGCTCTTATCGCAAGAAAAATTACGTCGAAAAGCGGCATACGAGGGCTTTGTGGCGCAAAAACGACCACTTTTTCGCCCGCAATATTCGAATGTATCAAACTGAGATTGTTCCGTTGGAGTCGGACAAAGAACAGATTTATTATCCCCAAAAGTGTGACTGTTGTTGTCGGTGTCGTTGTGAAACAAAgactgaaattttgaaaattgaaaccTCACCCAGGGACGACCACCGGCTTCCCGAGTGCAAGGAAAATGTGGAAAATTCCGCTTACATCATCGATAAGTTGGCGTCGCTTCATAACGGATTGGTGCTGAAACAGGAACAATGGGAGAGGTCCCCCAGGACCCCAAGTCTTTCATCGTCGACGCGCAAcaccgaaaataattaa
- the LOC103314867 gene encoding hatching enzyme 1.2 isoform X2 encodes MRRPIFVLFFLLHLKNARVILPTVPDVMHPPVPDDAKVDRDMAFMMEDPDPEVTPGLFQGDMAMTNEIYNYWRVGIRWDVFPEKLWVNGTVPYVISPIYEPSDQVTILKAIHILNFMTCVRFVPWDGKAKDYLLIWPIKYPKGCWSFVGRFGGAQIVSLQPPDATSPNCLGTEGRAVHELMHALGVFHEQSRWDRDKFVKIHMDNIIPQYKTNFDKQSLENTTYSFEYDYDSIMHYGKYFFSKGKNKPTITAKQPGIKRLGQRKALSKGDCLKLNDLYGCFDNPRLRRKYYTLCQFMGI; translated from the exons ATGCGGCGGCCAATTTTCGTGTTATTTTTTCTGCTACATCTGAAAAATGCCAGAGTTATCCTTCCGACGGTACCCGATGTCATGCATCCACCCGTACCCGACGATG CTAAAGTCGACCGAGATATGGCTTTTATGATGGAAGACCCCGATCCCGAAGTCACTCCCGGACTGTTCCAAGGGGACATGGCTATGACCAACGAGATCTACAACTACTGGAGGGTAGGGATACGGTGGGACGTGTTTCCGGAAAAACTATGGGTCAATGGGACTGTTCCATATGTCATAAGCCCCATATATG AACCATCGGACCAAGTGACAATTTTAAAAGCCATCCATATTCTAAACTTCATGACTTGCGTTCGGTTCGTACCATGGGATGGTAAAGCTAAAGATTATCTCCTAATCTGGCCCATCAAATACCCCAAGGGTTGTTGGTCATTTGTGGGTCGTTTTGGTGGCGCCCAGATTGTGAGTCTACAACCACCAGACGCCACAAGCCCAAATTGTCTTGGTACTGAAGGGAGGGCCGTCCATGAACTAATGCACGCCTTGGGTGTGTTCCACGAACAGTCACGATGGGACAGAGACAAGTTCGTTAAAATCCACATGGACAATATCATACCac AGTACAAAACCAACTTTGATAAGCAAAGCCTTGAAAATACGACTTACAGCTTCGAGTATGACTATGATTCCATAATGCATTACGGGAAATACTTTTTCAGTAAAGGTAAAAACAAACCTACAATTACAGCAAAGCAACCAGGAATCAAAAGGCTTGGTCAGAGGAAGGCTCTTTCCAAGGGAGACTGTTTGAAACTCAACGATCTCTATGGCTGTTTCGACAACCCTCGACTTCGTCGCAAATACTACACGTTATGTCAATTTATgggtatttaa
- the LOC103314867 gene encoding hatching enzyme 1.2 isoform X1: MPELSFRRYPMSCIHPYPTMVVSVHSITPNGKKCHSAKVDRDMAFMMEDPDPEVTPGLFQGDMAMTNEIYNYWRVGIRWDVFPEKLWVNGTVPYVISPIYEPSDQVTILKAIHILNFMTCVRFVPWDGKAKDYLLIWPIKYPKGCWSFVGRFGGAQIVSLQPPDATSPNCLGTEGRAVHELMHALGVFHEQSRWDRDKFVKIHMDNIIPQYKTNFDKQSLENTTYSFEYDYDSIMHYGKYFFSKGKNKPTITAKQPGIKRLGQRKALSKGDCLKLNDLYGCFDNPRLRRKYYTLCQFMGI; encoded by the exons ATGCCAGAGTTATCCTTCCGACGGTACCCGATGTCATGCATCCACCCGTACCCGACGATGGTAGTATCAGTGCATTCCATAACACCTAACGGTAAAAAATGTCATTCAGCTAAAGTCGACCGAGATATGGCTTTTATGATGGAAGACCCCGATCCCGAAGTCACTCCCGGACTGTTCCAAGGGGACATGGCTATGACCAACGAGATCTACAACTACTGGAGGGTAGGGATACGGTGGGACGTGTTTCCGGAAAAACTATGGGTCAATGGGACTGTTCCATATGTCATAAGCCCCATATATG AACCATCGGACCAAGTGACAATTTTAAAAGCCATCCATATTCTAAACTTCATGACTTGCGTTCGGTTCGTACCATGGGATGGTAAAGCTAAAGATTATCTCCTAATCTGGCCCATCAAATACCCCAAGGGTTGTTGGTCATTTGTGGGTCGTTTTGGTGGCGCCCAGATTGTGAGTCTACAACCACCAGACGCCACAAGCCCAAATTGTCTTGGTACTGAAGGGAGGGCCGTCCATGAACTAATGCACGCCTTGGGTGTGTTCCACGAACAGTCACGATGGGACAGAGACAAGTTCGTTAAAATCCACATGGACAATATCATACCac AGTACAAAACCAACTTTGATAAGCAAAGCCTTGAAAATACGACTTACAGCTTCGAGTATGACTATGATTCCATAATGCATTACGGGAAATACTTTTTCAGTAAAGGTAAAAACAAACCTACAATTACAGCAAAGCAACCAGGAATCAAAAGGCTTGGTCAGAGGAAGGCTCTTTCCAAGGGAGACTGTTTGAAACTCAACGATCTCTATGGCTGTTTCGACAACCCTCGACTTCGTCGCAAATACTACACGTTATGTCAATTTATgggtatttaa
- the LOC135267436 gene encoding uncharacterized protein LOC135267436 produces the protein MRRYKGKKKSKEASRQVVLEPIRRSLYDVVQTNLKIAKRVTYIHRLLYIGEHSFTPREIVEAMEKNYKLTNTGYCTEPLSGILLYYANHFCYIAEGSEEALHKHLSLLFEHESERLENVRLLSAIHHVKARFWNEWMSHFGRPAERVEEFDSNSGLESSMMYVTECCERLYKFANAFISDQLKARAKREEESDSSGDDKPDVANLQRTRSLVERDPYYEYLPEVKLLRFLINCEYLKTLKQYHRYYEHIGQSKDFSLKAWPAPKNFIPYDVFDEEYDPISDLPSVEGQDIVKEEELGSLLSASIQTGQVED, from the exons ATGAGGAGGTACAAAGGAAAAAAGAAGAGTAAAGAAGCAAGTAGACAAGTGGTACTTGAACCAATTAGAAGATCCTTGTACGATGTAGTTCAAACAAACTTAAAGATAGCAAAGAGG GTCACTTACATTCACCGATTGCTTTACATCGGGGAGCATTCTTTTACCCCTCGTGAAATCGTCGAAGCGAtggaaaaaaactacaaattaaCGAACACCGGATACTGCACTGAACCCTTATCCGGGATCCTCCTCTACTACGCTAACCACTTCTGCTACATAGCTGAAGGTTCAGAAGAAGCCCTCCACAAGCACTTGAGTCTTCTCTTTGAACACGAATCCGAACGTCTCGAAAACGTGCGATTGTTATCAGCAATCCACCACGTCAAAGCG cgTTTTTGGAACGAATGGATGTCGCATTTTGGCCGTCCTGCCGAACGCGTCGAAGAGTTTGACTCTAACAGCGGCCTGGAAAGCTCCATGATGTATGTGACAGAGTGTTGCGAACGTTTGTACAAATTCGCCAATGCGTTCATCAGCGACCAGTTGAAGGCCCGCGCCAAGAGGGAAGAAGAGAGcgat AGTTCTGGTGACGATAAACCAGATGTTGCGAATTTGCAGCGAACGCGCAGTTTGGTCGAACGCGACCCTTATTACGAATACCTTCCCGAAGTGAAACTTTTGAGATTTTTAATCAATTGCGAGTATTTGAAGACTTTGAAACAGTATCATCGCTATTACGAACATATCGGGCAATCGAAGGACTTTAGct tgaaaGCATGGCCAGCACCGAAGAATTTCATCCCCTATGATGTTTTCGACGAAGAGTACGACCCGATTTCGGACTTGCCATCGGTTGAAGGACAAGACATAGTCAAGGAGGAAGAGTTGGGTAGTTTATTATCAGCGTCGATTCAAACAGGACAAGTtgaagattaa